DNA sequence from the Streptomyces sp. NBC_01497 genome:
CGCCTTTCCCGCCCGTCCGGAAAGGGCGGGAGCGGTTCTGAGCGGACCTGCCTACCACTGGGCGGATCTGGCCAGAACACCAGTGTGGGACGGGGACATTGCCGACAGAGAGGATGAAAAGGGCCGTCAAGAGCTTGCGTGCTGCGCGCTCGTGGAGACGCTCACACGGATGTGGGGGAGCGCGCCGCAGACGTTCAGTCTCATGAGCCTGTTGCTGCGGGAGGCCGGGGGCGAGGAACTGCCCGAGCCATGGGATCTGCTAGGCAGAGGAGTGCCGGAGCTCAATCTGTGGCGGGTGGACGGACGCTGGATAGCGATAGGCGTATCGGGTCAGCAGGAGGATCACGAGCGAACGCTTGTCGTGGTCGTCACCGTGACCGATCCGCCCTGAGTATCGGGTTCGGCCGAGTGCATCAGGTCGCGCCGACCGCCTGATCTGCCGGCTCGCCGTCCGTCCACGTCCGCAGCTCCCTGAGCGGCGCGATGCGGAGCGAGCGGGCGCGCACGGGGATCGGAGCGGCCCCGCACCACCGCTCGGGAAGCCGCATCACCTTGCATCACCGCATCACCGCATCGCCGAGACCCGCCACGCAACCGAACGGAACCGACGCGTCAGAAGTGAACCGACGCGCCCGAACTGAACCCGTCCACCTGACGCAAGCGAACCTGACGCAAGCGAATCGACCCCACGTACCCGACCCGCCCGAGGCGCTCGGTTCCCGATATGTCGACTGGTCGGCACAGTCCGACGGGACGGGACGGGACGGGAGATACGCGGCAAGGGCGAAGCGGCGACGCGGCAGGCCCGACGCGTCAGTGGGGGCCGTGCGTGTTCGCGCCGGTCTCGGTCTCCGTCGCGACACGGAGCCGGGCGAACTCCTCGGCCATGGCCCCCACCGTCCAACGGGCGTTCAGGCCGCTCGGGTTGGGGAGGGCCCAGATGCCGGTCCCGGCGATGGTCCGCTCTTGCCGGCCGATCTGTGCCCCCTTGTCGTGGAAGGCGGTGCGGTAGGCCGTGATGCCCGCGACGGCGAGCCAACGGGGCTTCAGCCGCTCGACCCTGGCCTGCAGCGACACGCCGCCGTCGCGCAGCTCCTGGTCGGTGAGCTCGTCCGCCCGCGCCGACGCCCGTGGGACCACGTTCGTGATGCCGAGACCGTAGGTGAGTAGATCGTCCTGCTCGTCGGGGCGCAGCAGGCGTGATGTGAAACCGGACAGGTGCAGCACCGGCCAGAAACGGTTGCCGGGCCGCGCGAAGTGCCGGCCGAGAGCGGCCGACAGCAGTCCCGGGTTGATGCCGCAGAACAGCACCCGGAGGCCTGGCGCCGCCACGTCGGGGACGAGGCGGTCGCGCGCGGCATCGAGTTCCGCGGGGGTGACGCGGGGTGCGTACGGGGAGCGGGGCGGGCGGGCCATCCGGGTCAGAGGATCGAGCCCGGCGTGTACGCGGCGGCGTCCGGGTGCTGCTTCACGATCTCCTCGATCCGCGCGACGACCGTGGCGATCTGGGCCTCGGCGGCGCCGGTGAACGACAGCTTGTCCGCCATCAGGGCGTCCAGTCCCGCCCGGTCGAGCGGCATCCGGTCATCGGCCGCGAGGCGGTCGAGGAGTTCGTTGCGCCCGGCGCCCTGCTCGCGCATCGCCAGCGCCGACGCCACGGCGTGTTCCTTGATGACCTCGTGCGCGGCCTCCCGGCCGACCCCCGCGCGTACGGCCGCCATCAGGACCTTGGTCGTGGCCAGGAAGGGCAGGTAGCGGTCGAGTTCCCGTGCCACCACGGCGGGGAACGCGCCGAACTCGTCCAAGACCGTCAGGAAGGTCTCCAGCAGACCGTCGAACGCGAAGAACGCGTCCGGCAGCGCCACCCGGCGTACCACGGAGCAGGACACGTCGCCCTCGTTCCACTGGTCGCCCGCCAGTTCGCCGGTCATGGACGCGTAGCCGCGCAGGATGACCATCAGGCCGTTGACGCGCTCGCAGGAGCGGGTGTTCATCTTGTGCGGCATCGCGGACGAGCCGACCTGCCCCGGCTTGAAGCCCTCGGTGACCAGCTCGTGCCCCGCCATCAGGCGGATCGTCTTCGCCAGCGAGGAGGGCGCGGCGGCCAGCTGGACCAGTGCCGAGACGACGTCGTAGTCGAGGGAGCGGGGGTAGACCTGACCGACCGAGGTGAACTCGCGGGCGAAGCCGAGGTGCCCGGCGATCCTGCGCTCCAGGTCCGCCAGCTTCGCCGCGTCCCCGCCCAGCAGGTCCAGCATGTCCTGGGACGTACCCACCGGGCCCTTGACGCCGCGCAGGGGGTAGCGCTCCAGGAGGTTCTCCAGCCGCCCGTACGCGACCAGCAGTTCGTCCGCGGTGGTGGCGAAGCGCTTGCCGAGGGTGATGGTCTGCGCCGCCACGTTGTGGGAGCGGCCTGCCATGACCAGCTCGGCGTGTTCGGAGGCGAGCGTGCCGAGCCGGGACAGCACCGCGACCGTACGGTCCCGCATCAGCTCCAGCGAGACCCGGATCTGCAGCTGTTCGACGTTCTCCGTGAGGTCGCGCGAGGTCATGCCCTTGTGGATCTGCTCGTGCCCGGCGAGGGCGTTGAACTCCTCGATCCGCGCCTTCACATCGTGCCGGGTGACCTTCTCCCGCTCGGCGATCGACGTCAGGTCGACCTCGTCGAGCACCCGCTCGTAGTCCGCCACCGCCGACGCGGGGACCTCGATGCCGAGGTCCTGCTGCGCCCGCAGCACGGCGAGCCACAGCTGTCGCTCCAGCTTGACCTTGTGCTCGGGGGACCAGACGACGGCCAGCTGCGTGGAGGCGTAGCGGCCGGCAAGGACATTGGGGATGCGTGGCTTCGCGGAGACTGTCACATTGACGATTTTACTGTCACGTCCGCGCGACTCCTGCCCCCGGCCTCGCCCGGCCGTGGGGTGGGGCGTGGCGGGGGGAGCGCGTCGCCCCGGAGGTGCCGCACCGGGCCCGTACCGAGGGCGCGCCGGGGCCGCACCGGGCCCGTACCGGGGGCACATCGGGACGACCGGATCAGGACGGTTCGTACGGCAGCAGTTCGGGGCGCTTGGGCGGCAGCCCGTCGCCCGACGAGCGGCCGGTCGCGCGGCGGACGATCCACGGCCAGAGGTATTCCTTCGCGAAGCGGAGGTCACTGCCGCGCCGCAGCAGCCATCGCGGCGGTACGTGCGGCGGCAGGGCGGCCCGCCAGTCGTGCTGCGCCTCGTTGCCGAGCGCCTCCCACACGGCCTCGGCGATGCGCTGGTGCCCCTCGGCCGTGGGATGGAGCCGGTCCACGCCCCAGAGCCGCTGGTCGGCGAGGACCGGCGACTCGTACAGGTCCACGACGAGCGCGCCGTGCCGTGCCGCCAAGCCGTCGATGTGTTCGAACAGCTCCTCCATCCGGGGACGCACCCGCTCCATCACGGGGCCGTTGCGGCCGGGGCTGCGCATCAGGACGAGCTGCCCGCAGGCCGGGCTCAGCCGCTCGACCGCCTCGTCGAGCAGGCCTTGCACCCGTCCCATGTCGACCTTGGGGCGCAGGACGTCGTTGAGCCCGCCGACCAGGGTGATCAGGTCGGGTGTCATCGCGGCGGCCGCTTCCACCTGCTCGTCGACGATCTGGCCGATCAGTTTGCCGCGCACCGCGAGGTTCGCGTAACGGAACCCGGGCGTCCGGGTGGCGAAGCGTGCCGCCAGCAGATCCGCCCAGCCGCGGTAGGAGCCGTCGGGCAGCTGGTCGGCCATGCCCTCCGTGAAGGAGTCCCCGACCGCCACAAAGCTCGTGTACTCGTCCATCGTCTCCATGACGCGCATGATCCTACCGTGCGGTAGCAACCGTCAGGCGTGCCGCCCGACCAGTTCCCGCAACACGTCCTCCATGGTGACGAGGCCCTCCAGCTTGCCGTCCTCGTCGAGCACCGCCGCCAGATGGGTGCGGCTGCGGCGCAGCGCCGTCAGCACGTCGTCCATCGGCGTCGAGTCGCTGACACGGGCGATCTGCCGCATGTCGGCGACGGCGAACGGCCGGTCGCGGTCGACCGCGTCCAGCGCGTCCTTCACATGCAGGTACCCGAGGATCCGCCGGGACGAGTCCACGACGGGGAACCGCGAGAAGCCCGAGTCCGCGGACAGCCGCTCCAGTTCGTCCGGGCTCACCCCGAGGTGCGCGGAGACCACACGCTCCAGGGGCAGCACCACGTCCCGCACCGGGCGCCTGCCGAGTTCCAGAGCGTCGTGCAGCCGTTCGGACGAGCGGTCGTCGAGCAGTCCGGCATGGCTGGTCTCGGTGACCAGGCGGCCCAGTTCGTCGTCCGAGAAGGCGGCGGCGACCTCGCTCTTCGTGTCGACCCGGAGCATCCGCAGCAGGAGGTT
Encoded proteins:
- the mug gene encoding G/U mismatch-specific DNA glycosylase; this encodes MARPPRSPYAPRVTPAELDAARDRLVPDVAAPGLRVLFCGINPGLLSAALGRHFARPGNRFWPVLHLSGFTSRLLRPDEQDDLLTYGLGITNVVPRASARADELTDQELRDGGVSLQARVERLKPRWLAVAGITAYRTAFHDKGAQIGRQERTIAGTGIWALPNPSGLNARWTVGAMAEEFARLRVATETETGANTHGPH
- the purB gene encoding adenylosuccinate lyase, which produces MTVSAKPRIPNVLAGRYASTQLAVVWSPEHKVKLERQLWLAVLRAQQDLGIEVPASAVADYERVLDEVDLTSIAEREKVTRHDVKARIEEFNALAGHEQIHKGMTSRDLTENVEQLQIRVSLELMRDRTVAVLSRLGTLASEHAELVMAGRSHNVAAQTITLGKRFATTADELLVAYGRLENLLERYPLRGVKGPVGTSQDMLDLLGGDAAKLADLERRIAGHLGFAREFTSVGQVYPRSLDYDVVSALVQLAAAPSSLAKTIRLMAGHELVTEGFKPGQVGSSAMPHKMNTRSCERVNGLMVILRGYASMTGELAGDQWNEGDVSCSVVRRVALPDAFFAFDGLLETFLTVLDEFGAFPAVVARELDRYLPFLATTKVLMAAVRAGVGREAAHEVIKEHAVASALAMREQGAGRNELLDRLAADDRMPLDRAGLDALMADKLSFTGAAEAQIATVVARIEEIVKQHPDAAAYTPGSIL
- a CDS encoding SGNH/GDSL hydrolase family protein — encoded protein: METMDEYTSFVAVGDSFTEGMADQLPDGSYRGWADLLAARFATRTPGFRYANLAVRGKLIGQIVDEQVEAAAAMTPDLITLVGGLNDVLRPKVDMGRVQGLLDEAVERLSPACGQLVLMRSPGRNGPVMERVRPRMEELFEHIDGLAARHGALVVDLYESPVLADQRLWGVDRLHPTAEGHQRIAEAVWEALGNEAQHDWRAALPPHVPPRWLLRRGSDLRFAKEYLWPWIVRRATGRSSGDGLPPKRPELLPYEPS
- a CDS encoding hemolysin family protein — its product is MTAVQLIIGLLTIVVNAFFVGAEFSLVSVRRSQIEPLAEEGDKRARSVIWGLEHVSALLAAAQLGITLCTLVLGIVAEPAIEHILEPLFHAVGLPSGAGHTLSFVISLVVATYLHMLLGEMVPKNVALAEPARTARLLGPPLVGLARALKPVIFTINAFANLLLRMLRVDTKSEVAAAFSDDELGRLVTETSHAGLLDDRSSERLHDALELGRRPVRDVVLPLERVVSAHLGVSPDELERLSADSGFSRFPVVDSSRRILGYLHVKDALDAVDRDRPFAVADMRQIARVSDSTPMDDVLTALRRSRTHLAAVLDEDGKLEGLVTMEDVLRELVGRHA